GCCGGCGGCACAACGCCCTATGTCCTCGGCGCGCTCATCATCGGAAGGGAACTCGCCTCCGGACTACTTACCGGGCTGCTGGTCTCGTCCCCGATACCTGTTCCGGCAGTCTGCGACCATTTGATCCTGCTGCCGACCGGCCCCGAAGTGCTGACCGGTTCGACCCGGATGAAAGCCGGAACCGCGACCAAGATGACCCTCAACACCATCTCGACGACGCTGATGATCCGCACCGGGCGGGTCTATCAGAACCTGATGGTTGACCTGCGCGCGACGAATGCCAAACTGCGCGACCGCGCGGCGCGGATCGTCACATTGCTGACCGGACTGGATCGGGGCGAGGCGTTCGCACTCCTGGAACGTGCCGGGGGGGAGGTTAAGACGGCGGTCGTTATGGCGCGGCTGGGAAAGGAACGCGATCCAGCCCGGGAAATGCTTCGGCAAGCGGGCGGGCGTCTCGGCGATGTGCTGGATGAGTGAATTCTTTCTGGAGGG
The genomic region above belongs to Calditrichota bacterium and contains:
- the murQ gene encoding N-acetylmuramic acid 6-phosphate etherase, which codes for MPDSLLPPDRAALLTEQRNPRTMDLHRLSVAECVQRIQDEEHAVLEALASARDAVTAFIEAIEPRFARGGRLIYIGAGTSGRLGVLDASEAPPTFQVEPGRIVGIIAGGDAALRRSSEGAEDDPNGAREALEALNLTADDTLLGIAAGGTTPYVLGALIIGRELASGLLTGLLVSSPIPVPAVCDHLILLPTGPEVLTGSTRMKAGTATKMTLNTISTTLMIRTGRVYQNLMVDLRATNAKLRDRAARIVTLLTGLDRGEAFALLERAGGEVKTAVVMARLGKERDPAREMLRQAGGRLGDVLDE